A stretch of the Medicago truncatula cultivar Jemalong A17 chromosome 5, MtrunA17r5.0-ANR, whole genome shotgun sequence genome encodes the following:
- the LOC11412800 gene encoding cyclic dof factor 3 yields MTNDSTIKLFGRTIFQTHNTDVTTNDFSSELEFGSPLPRDDSSDHSPYSSSCSPSEVNSPTEHDAKRYKETSRKELTSVQEDEASFQTTEDSKSHTPSSHVENPKSPSSETETSELNSHKIDEQSDMSQEKSPMKQDVIVPCPRCKSMDTKFCYYNNYNVKQPRHFCKNCQRYWTSGGATRNMIVGAGRRKNKLNAANGLHSTTILTFGSDSPSMSSTSLDKKVNVASHEETFDKSYQSFPPQFPWNPAMCYPMSFCPDIAYYGGCLVPSWNVQSCGQNSTTLGKHSRDGNILLHSKSEKEKLGSERCNKRVLIPKTLRIDDPNEIAKSSIWSTLGIKNGGELFMGFASKGGVKNHVQTSSSVLQANPVALSRSLVFHERI; encoded by the exons ATGACTAATGATTCAACCATAAAGCTTTTCGGGAGAACCATTTTTCAAACACACAACACCGATGTTactaccaatgatttttcctcAGAGTTAGAGTTTGGTTCTCCTCTCCCTCGCGACGATTCCTCTGATCATAGTCCTTATTCATCTTCATGTTCCCCATCTGAAGTGAATTCTCCAACTGAACATGATGCAAAGAGATATAAG GAAACATCAAGGAAAGAACTCACATCAGTTCAAGAGGATGAGGCCTCATTCCAAACTACAGAGGATTCAAAATCTCACACACCTTCAAGCCATGTTGAGAACCCAAAATCTCCCTCGTCGGAAACAGAAACTTCTGAACTGAATTCCCATAAGATTGATGAACAAAGTGATATGTCACAAGAGAAATCTCCAATGAAACAAGACGTAATTGTTCCCTGTCCAAGATGCAAAAGCATGGACACAAAATTTTGTTACTATAACAACTACAACGTCAAACAGCCCCGACACTTCTGCAAAAACTGCCAGAGGTATTGGACTTCCGGAGGAGCCACGAGAAATATGATTGTAGGTGCAGGTCGTCGCAAGAACAAACTCAATGCAGCCAATGGATTGCATAGTACTACTATCTTGACCTTTGGATCAGATTCTCCTAGTATGTCTTCAACTTCACTCGACAAGAAAGTGAATGTTGCATCACATGAAGAAACATTTGATAAGAGTTATCAAAGTTTTCCTCCACAGTTTCCTTGGAACCCTGCAATGTGTTACCCTATGTCATTCTGTCCCGATATAGCATACTATGGTGGTTGTTTGGTACCATCATGGAATGTACAATCTTGTGGTCAAAATTCAACTACATTAGGGAAACATTCAAGAGATGGGAACATTCTCTTGCATTCCAAATCAGAGAAAGAAAAACTTGGATCAGAAAGATGTAATAAGCGCGTGTTGATCCCTAAGACGCTGAGAATTGATGATCCTAATGAAATAGCAAAGAGTTCTATATGGTCAACACTTGGAATCAAGAATGGGGGAGAGCTTTTCATGGGATTTGCATCTAAGGGGGGAGTCAAGAATCATGTACAAACATCCTCATCAGTTTTGCAAGCTAATCCTGTAGCTTTATCAAGGTCTCTTGTGTTCCATGAGAGGATTTGA
- the LOC11422654 gene encoding AT-hook motif nuclear-localized protein 10 — protein MEDQNMELQLTLSLGSIPKRSETINNAPDVIKIFGVDVDLITGAKSGGSNSEQVQRGEGRPPKYGVSRSPFSPMTPPSGLATSHSNESEEKDGNGRSGGSLVSTDGFVEETTGESITPYVLIVNPRENVVEKISAFFKNGPRQAVCILAATGAVSNVTLYQPGVSDGFLRYEGHFPILSLNGPCTFPGGCAQKEIEMMSVSLSKPDGSIFGGGIGRSMIAATPIHIVLGTFDMVITDGEPSNLATTSANGASMSDNVTVVGEPSNLEKFPYLDLNRPPEEI, from the exons ATGGAGGATCAAAACATGGAACTTCAACTTACTCTTTCACTGGGTTCAATCCCAAAACGGTCCGAAACAATCAACAACGCTCCCGATGTGATAAAAATTTTCGGagttgatgttgatttaatCACTGGAGCAAAGTCGGGGGGTTCGAACTCTGAACAAGTGCAAAGGGGGGAGGGGAGGCCTCCAAAGTACGGAGTTAGTAGGAGCCCGTTTTCTCCAATGACGCCTCCTTCAGGGCTTGCTACTAGTCACTCTAATGAAAGTGAGGAGAAGGATGGAAATGGACGATCTGGAGGATCATTAGTTTCCACtg ATGGATTTGTTGAAGAAACGACCGGAGAAAGCATTACACCTTATGTATTGATTGTGAACCCTCGAGAG AATGTGGTTGAAAAGATATCAGCATTTTTTAAGAATGGTCCTCGACAAGCTGTTTGCATACTTGCTGCTACAGGAGCTGTATCAAATGTCACCCTTTACCAACCTGGTGTTTCTGATGGTTTTTTAAGATATGAG GGCCACTTTCCTATTCTATCTTTAAATGGACCATGCACCTTCCCTGGTGGTTGTGCACAGAAGGAAATTGAAATGATGAGTGTTTCCTTGTCTAAACCTGATGGCAGTATTTTTGGAGGTGGTATTGGTAGATCAATGATAGCTGCTACTCCTATTCAT ATTGTTTTGGGAACTTTCGATATGGTAATTACAGACGGTGAACCTAGCAACCTAGCAACAACAAGTGCTAATGGTGCATCAATGTCAGATAATGTCACTGTTGTTGGAGAACCTAGCAACCTGGAAAAGTTTCCATATCTTGATCTCAATCGTCCCCCAGAAGAAATATGA
- the LOC11422655 gene encoding sugar transport protein 1, which yields MAGGTIGTNGSGKEYPGKLTPRVVFVCVIAAFGGLIFGYDLGISGGVTSMDPFLQKFFPSVYEKEANIRPSDNQYCKFDSQTLTLFTSSLYVAALIASLGASWLTRVLGRRITMLSGGVLFLAGAAMNGFAQEVWMLIVGRMLLGFGIGCANQSVPIYVSEVAPYKYRGALNMMFQLAITIGIFVANILNYVFSKMKNGEGWRYSLGLAAVPAIMIITGAIFLPDTPSSLIERGQNDKAKKELISIRGTTDVDEEFQDLVAASDISKTVEHPWASLLTRPYRPHLTMAIAIPFFQQLTGMNVITFYAPVLFKTIGFSSNASLMSALITGGCNALATFVSIATVDKFGRRTLFIEGGIQMFICQIVIAIFIALKFGVSGDPGVLPKWYAIVVVMCICVYVAGFAWSWGPLGWLVPSEIFPLEVRSAAQSINVSVNMICTFIIAQIFTTMLCHMKFGLFIFFAFFVVVMTGFIYKFLPETKGVPIEEMSTVWEKHPYWSDFVKAKPKPNDQELGQR from the exons ATGGCAGGTGGTACCATTGGCACCAATGGGTCCGGGAAAGAATATCCTGGAAAACTCACTCCTCGAGTTGTCTTTGTTTGCGTTATTGCTGCTTTCGGAGGTTTAATTTTTGGCTATGACCTTGGCATCTCAG GTGGTGTTACATCGATGGatccttttttacaaaaattcttTCCAAGTGTTTATGAAAAGGAGGCCAATATAAGACCATCTGACAACCAGTACTGCAAATTCGACAGCCAAACGTTAACATTATTCACATCCTCTTTGTACGTGGCTGCTCTTATCGCATCTCTTGGGGCGTCGTGGCTAACTCGAGTGCTTGGAAGACGTATCACCATGCTTTCTGGTGGTGTTCTTTTTCTTGCTGGTGCTGCCATGAATGGCTTTGCTCAAGAGGTTTGGATGCTCATTGTTGGTCGTATGTTACTTGGATTCGGTATTGGATGTGCTAATCAG aGTGTGCCAATTTATGTTTCTGAGGTGGCTCCGTATAAGTATAGAGGAGCTCTTAACATGATGTTCCAATTGGCAATCACAATAGGCATCTTTGTGGCCAATATTCTCAACTATGTGTTTTCTAAAATGAAAAACGGTGAAGGATGGCGTTACAGTTTGGGTTTGGCTGCCGTCCCTGCAATAATGATTATCACAGGTGCAATCTTTCTTCCCGACACGCCAAGTTCTTTGATCGAGCGCGGTCAAAATGATAAAGCCAAAAAAGAATTGATAAGTATCCGTGGAacaaccgatgtggacgaggaGTTTCAAGATTTGGTTGCAGCTAGTGATATTTCAAAAACTGTGGAACATCCTTGGGCCTCTTTGTTGACGAGACCGTATAGACCTCATCTCACAATGGCAATAGCCATTCCGTTCTTTCAGCAACTCACCGGCATGAATGTGATTACATTCTATGCTCCTGTTTTGTTCAAGACTATTGGGTTTAGCAGCAACGCTTCTCTCATGTCAGCCCTGATTACCGGAGGATGTAACGCACTTGCCACTTTCGTATCAATCGCCACTGTTGATAAATTTGGAAGAAGAACTCTTTTCATAGAAGGCGGTATTCAAATGTTTATTTGTCAG ATTGTTATAGCTATATTTATTGCGCTTAAATTTGGAGTAAGTGGTGACCCAGGCGTTTTGCCAAAGTGGtatgcaattgttgttgttatgtgcATTTGTGTGTACGTAGCAGGATTTGCATGGTCTTGGGGTCCTCTAGGTTGGTTGGTGCCAAGTGAAATATTCCCACTCGAAGTTCGTTCTGCGGCTCAAAGTATCAATGTCTCTGTTAACATGATTTGCACCTTTATCATTGCTCAAATTTTCACTACAATGCTTTGTCACATGAAGTTTGGATTATTTATCTTCTTCGCCTTTTTCGTTGTTGTGATGACTGGATTTATTTACAAGTTTTTGCCAGAGACGAAGGGAGTTCCAATCGAAGAAATGTCAACCGTATGGGAGAAACATCCTTATTGGAGTGATTTTGTTAAAGCGAAACCCAAACCCAATGATCAAGAGTTAGGGCAGCGTTAG